From Oenococcus sicerae, the proteins below share one genomic window:
- a CDS encoding TetR/AcrR family transcriptional regulator → MNGKQRLAEQSRRWFWEAFVALLEEKSYQEISISEIAARAQLARRTFYRSFKNKEDLLDYYCHGKIAEYLDSLKESEKASNSFDDLLLTFFEFWWQERRTLRLLIKNNLFSSLLEAWTPQSVKIYDLFQAPWHIQGTQIEIEYIMSFSTGGFWNILSSWLNKKNPEPAQQLASTLSKALNRLMVVSKD, encoded by the coding sequence ATGAATGGTAAACAACGTTTAGCCGAACAATCACGGCGCTGGTTTTGGGAAGCCTTCGTGGCCTTATTAGAGGAAAAAAGCTATCAGGAAATTAGCATTTCTGAAATTGCTGCGCGAGCTCAGTTGGCCAGACGAACTTTCTATCGTTCCTTTAAAAACAAAGAAGACTTATTAGATTATTATTGTCATGGAAAAATTGCAGAATACTTAGATAGCTTGAAAGAATCAGAAAAAGCAAGTAATTCCTTCGACGACCTACTGCTAACTTTCTTTGAGTTTTGGTGGCAGGAACGCCGCACGCTGCGTTTATTAATTAAAAATAATTTATTCAGTTCCTTATTAGAAGCATGGACGCCCCAGTCAGTGAAAATATATGATTTGTTCCAAGCACCTTGGCATATACAAGGAACTCAGATAGAAATCGAATATATTATGAGTTTTTCGACTGGCGGTTTCTGGAATATTTTAAGCAGCTGGCTAAATAAGAAGAATCCCGAACCAGCTCAGCAGCTTGCAAGTACTTTATCCAAAGCTCTGAATCGCTTAATGGTTGTCAGCAAAGACTAG
- a CDS encoding UDP-glucose--hexose-1-phosphate uridylyltransferase: MSTLDKFVNAIIQSNTVYEELDSVYLENKIHGLIGDGETLAAQDDQLLSLAAALINTAIKRGKIDDNQSDRDILEAQLMDLVTPLPAAINQKFWNLYEKSPKTATDYFYQISQNNNYIKTQAIKKNISFPVQSPYGELEITINLSKPEKNPKAIAAAAKQHDHSYPQCQLCLENEGYLGRLGYPARSNHRVIRLSLGGEVWGFQYSPYAYFPEHAIFLSKQHRPMKIDQHTFSNLLEIVQTFPDYFVGSNADLPIVGGSMLGHDHYQGGRHFFPMMKAKIDRPVDLNIDGVSAGIVKWPMSTIRLISQNREQLINAANLIHKNWMNYSDDQVNVRAYTGTLRHHTVTPIAYFDHDNGQFVCDIVLRDNQTSAEYPNGIFHPHQDVQHIKKENIGLIEVMGRAILPARLKNELQEVAKYLLDRPNEMAEYHRTWADKLKQQYQFTTENVQSIVNKETGLVFSRVLEDAGVFKWDHQGQAAFDRFVKQLID, translated from the coding sequence ATGTCTACTTTGGACAAATTTGTTAATGCCATCATTCAATCAAATACGGTTTATGAAGAGCTTGATAGTGTCTATCTTGAAAACAAGATCCACGGGCTAATTGGAGATGGCGAAACCTTGGCTGCTCAAGATGATCAGCTGCTCAGTTTAGCCGCAGCCCTTATTAATACTGCGATCAAGAGGGGCAAAATAGATGACAATCAGTCTGATCGCGACATTTTAGAAGCTCAGCTAATGGATTTGGTGACACCTTTGCCCGCTGCGATCAACCAGAAGTTTTGGAATCTTTACGAAAAAAGTCCTAAAACTGCAACCGACTATTTCTATCAAATCAGTCAAAACAACAATTACATTAAAACGCAAGCCATTAAGAAAAATATTTCTTTTCCAGTTCAGAGCCCTTATGGTGAACTTGAAATTACCATTAATCTCTCCAAGCCTGAAAAAAATCCTAAAGCGATCGCTGCAGCAGCTAAACAACACGATCATAGCTACCCGCAGTGCCAGTTATGCCTAGAAAACGAGGGTTATCTTGGTCGTTTAGGCTATCCAGCTCGCAGCAACCATCGTGTCATCCGCTTGAGCCTCGGCGGTGAAGTCTGGGGATTTCAGTATTCTCCCTATGCTTATTTTCCGGAACATGCTATTTTTTTGTCCAAACAGCATCGGCCCATGAAAATTGATCAGCATACCTTTAGCAATCTGTTAGAAATCGTCCAGACTTTTCCAGACTACTTCGTTGGCAGTAATGCTGATCTGCCAATTGTCGGTGGATCAATGTTAGGTCATGATCATTATCAAGGCGGGCGTCATTTCTTTCCAATGATGAAAGCTAAAATTGATCGACCGGTTGATCTGAATATCGATGGTGTCAGTGCTGGCATCGTCAAATGGCCCATGTCAACAATTCGCTTGATCAGTCAAAATCGCGAACAATTAATTAATGCCGCTAATTTAATTCATAAAAACTGGATGAATTACTCTGATGATCAAGTTAATGTGAGAGCCTATACAGGCACGCTTCGTCATCACACTGTGACGCCGATCGCCTATTTTGATCATGACAACGGCCAATTTGTATGCGATATTGTCTTGCGTGATAATCAAACTTCGGCTGAATATCCAAACGGTATTTTCCATCCGCATCAAGATGTACAACACATCAAAAAGGAAAACATCGGTCTGATCGAAGTCATGGGTCGCGCGATTTTACCAGCTCGTTTGAAAAACGAACTACAAGAAGTGGCTAAATACTTGTTAGACCGACCTAATGAAATGGCTGAATATCATCGAACTTGGGCTGATAAATTAAAGCAGCAATATCAATTCACAACTGAAAATGTTCAATCCATCGTAAATAAAGAAACTGGTTTGGTATTCTCAAGAGTATTGGAAGATGCTGGCGTATTTAAATGGGACCATCAGGGTCAGGCTGCTTTCGATCGTTTTGTTAAACAACTCATTGATTGA
- the dltA gene encoding D-alanine--poly(phosphoribitol) ligase subunit DltA, producing the protein MIKNLLATINQNTINDPQAVVYDNLGKQNTYADLKANSDALAAYIDGLKIADKTPIMVYTGQEFDTIVSFLAAVKSGHAYIPVDVNSSDERLTDILKIADPAAVIAVDQLPIKIADRPVISATDLQTIFQDPQPYERTHAVSGDDIFYIIFTSGTTGLPKGVQISSNNLLSFVNWMLDAQFDLPQKSVTLAQAPFSFDLSVMDWAPTLAVGGQLKAVSKELADNFKQLFETLPKLGLQLFVSTPSFADLCLINPAFNQENLPQLSRFLFCGEELTKKTATILRARFPEAKIFNTYGPTETTVAVSAIEMTDHVLESCDRLPIGYAKADTEIMIFNEQNQQLAANQMGEIIIAGASVSKGYLNNPAKTEAAFFTYQGRQAYHTGDLGSLDEKGLLHYGGRKDFQIKLHGYRIELEEVSHGLMQSQLVKQAVAVPRYDENHKVAQLLAWVVAQPNDFVRTNDLTKALKADLKDVMMPYMVPSRFVYKESLPISANGKIDLKKVIAEVNNG; encoded by the coding sequence GTTGTTTACGATAATTTAGGGAAACAAAATACGTATGCTGATTTAAAAGCGAATTCCGATGCTTTGGCTGCCTATATTGATGGACTTAAAATTGCTGATAAGACACCAATTATGGTCTATACGGGGCAGGAATTCGACACGATCGTGTCTTTTCTAGCTGCTGTTAAGTCTGGTCATGCTTATATTCCTGTTGATGTGAACTCGTCCGATGAACGTTTAACAGATATTTTAAAAATAGCCGACCCAGCCGCAGTGATCGCTGTTGACCAGCTGCCGATTAAAATAGCTGATCGACCTGTTATCAGCGCCACTGATTTGCAGACTATTTTCCAAGACCCTCAGCCTTATGAACGGACGCATGCTGTTTCTGGTGATGATATTTTTTATATTATTTTCACTTCTGGCACGACTGGTCTGCCTAAAGGTGTTCAAATCAGCAGTAATAATTTATTGAGTTTTGTTAATTGGATGTTGGACGCACAATTTGATTTACCTCAAAAATCCGTCACATTAGCGCAAGCACCTTTTTCTTTTGATCTATCAGTCATGGATTGGGCACCGACCTTGGCTGTTGGCGGCCAATTAAAGGCGGTCTCAAAAGAATTGGCAGACAATTTCAAACAGTTATTTGAAACCTTGCCGAAACTCGGATTACAGCTTTTCGTCTCGACACCATCGTTTGCTGATCTATGTTTGATCAATCCGGCATTTAACCAAGAAAATCTGCCGCAGTTATCGCGTTTTCTATTCTGTGGTGAAGAATTAACCAAGAAAACCGCGACGATCCTGCGAGCAAGATTCCCTGAGGCCAAAATATTTAATACCTATGGGCCCACGGAAACGACTGTGGCGGTTTCGGCAATTGAAATGACAGATCATGTTTTGGAAAGTTGCGATCGTTTACCAATTGGATATGCTAAAGCTGACACAGAGATCATGATCTTCAATGAGCAGAATCAGCAGTTAGCTGCCAATCAGATGGGTGAGATCATTATTGCTGGTGCAAGTGTTTCAAAAGGCTATTTAAATAATCCGGCCAAGACTGAAGCTGCTTTTTTCACTTATCAAGGTCGGCAGGCTTATCATACTGGTGATCTGGGATCGCTGGATGAAAAAGGATTGCTACATTATGGCGGCCGCAAGGATTTCCAAATCAAGCTGCATGGTTACCGAATTGAGTTAGAGGAAGTCAGCCATGGTTTGATGCAAAGCCAGTTAGTGAAACAAGCTGTAGCAGTACCACGTTACGATGAAAATCATAAAGTTGCGCAATTACTAGCTTGGGTCGTGGCTCAGCCGAATGATTTTGTGAGGACTAATGATTTGACAAAGGCTTTAAAAGCGGATTTAAAGGATGTTATGATGCCTTATATGGTTCCGAGCCGCTTCGTCTATAAAGAAAGCCTGCCAATTTCTGCTAATGGCAAGATTGATTTAAAAAAAGTGATCGCTGAGGTTAACAATGGCTAA
- the dltD gene encoding D-alanyl-lipoteichoic acid biosynthesis protein DltD, which produces MKGKLWQIFGPVIIAAATLLFLLFAPFNYSHFSAKDEERAAVALNSVAFKNQQLKKQALLDPKTRYIPFFGSSEWARMDPFHPSVLAVKYQRNYRPFLMGRRGTQSLTQYFAMQSILPELKNKEAVFVISPQWFDKCGAQPDEFNYYFSNLQGTEWLDSAKDTEVDRYAARRFLQLQTPGKKNDLAKMYLRIAAGEPLTGWQRWQINRQKQLLEHEDQLFSRLQINDNFDRRILPASRQLPKNFNYKELDRLADTIAAEGTNNNAFGILNRFYDKRIKPVGLHRLKGIQRYMSYARSPEYGDLQLVLNQFAKEHVNVMFVIPPVNHKWAKYTGLNESNYQEAVRKIKFQLHAQSFDHIADFSKDGCRPYFMQDTIHLGWRGWLAFDKKVSPFLSHPTKAAKYRINNRFLSHEWQQLKPTERNLKQFN; this is translated from the coding sequence ATGAAAGGGAAATTATGGCAGATTTTTGGACCCGTCATTATTGCGGCTGCGACGCTGCTGTTTTTGCTATTTGCACCTTTTAATTATTCGCATTTTTCAGCAAAAGATGAAGAACGGGCAGCGGTTGCACTAAATTCGGTTGCCTTTAAGAATCAGCAATTAAAAAAACAAGCCTTGCTTGATCCGAAAACACGATACATTCCTTTCTTCGGCTCGTCGGAATGGGCTAGGATGGATCCATTTCATCCCAGCGTCCTGGCGGTGAAATATCAGCGCAATTATCGGCCATTTCTGATGGGCCGACGCGGCACGCAATCATTGACGCAATATTTCGCTATGCAATCAATTCTTCCTGAATTAAAAAATAAAGAAGCTGTCTTTGTGATTTCACCTCAGTGGTTTGATAAGTGTGGTGCTCAGCCGGATGAGTTCAATTATTATTTTTCTAATCTACAGGGGACGGAGTGGCTCGATTCGGCTAAAGATACTGAGGTAGATCGTTATGCGGCGCGTCGTTTCCTACAACTGCAAACACCTGGCAAAAAGAATGATTTAGCTAAAATGTACTTGAGAATTGCTGCTGGAGAGCCATTGACCGGTTGGCAGCGTTGGCAGATCAATCGGCAAAAACAATTGTTGGAACATGAGGATCAGCTTTTTAGTCGTTTACAAATAAACGATAATTTTGATCGGCGTATTTTGCCCGCAAGCAGGCAGCTGCCGAAAAACTTTAATTACAAAGAGCTTGATCGACTTGCCGATACAATTGCAGCTGAAGGTACAAACAATAATGCGTTTGGTATTTTGAATCGTTTTTATGACAAACGCATTAAGCCAGTTGGCCTTCATCGCTTAAAGGGTATCCAAAGGTATATGTCTTATGCACGGTCCCCTGAGTATGGTGATTTGCAATTAGTGTTAAATCAATTTGCCAAAGAACATGTCAATGTCATGTTTGTGATTCCGCCTGTTAATCATAAATGGGCAAAATATACGGGCTTGAATGAGAGTAATTATCAAGAGGCCGTTAGGAAAATAAAATTCCAATTGCATGCACAATCTTTCGACCATATTGCAGACTTTTCAAAAGATGGTTGCCGGCCCTACTTTATGCAAGATACGATTCATCTTGGTTGGCGCGGTTGGTTGGCTTTCGATAAAAAAGTAAGTCCTTTTTTAAGTCATCCAACAAAAGCAGCAAAGTATCGAATCAACAATCGATTCTTGTCGCATGAATGGCAACAGTTAAAACCAACTGAACGCAACTTAAAGCAGTTTAATTGA
- a CDS encoding aldose epimerase family protein has product MKIEKTNFGETNGRQIDKYRLTNKRGTRISLITLGATWQEFSAVEADKRQQLIVGFDNLADYVNTTYYLCKAVGRVAGRIAKAEFKLDGKNYKIENNEGGNALHGGSHGFSFINWDAHTEESAEQASVVFTHQIKSSDDQYPGNLKVTITYTLDENDNVHVRFTGESDQATLFNPTIHTYFNVTDTQHDLKTQWLKINSSKRLELASDKLPTGRFITVQDTNYDFQKPQNVQHVLNKLQEDTNTIELDDAFLVNAADEEPVAEIGDTAGKRQVRIYSKRNAVVVFTTNPLDPVREQQHDFNALAIECQTLPDAIHHQNFGDITIPADQTVTQEIIYQYKH; this is encoded by the coding sequence TTGAAAATTGAAAAAACAAATTTTGGCGAAACAAATGGCCGACAGATCGATAAGTATCGTCTGACCAACAAACGAGGAACGCGTATATCGCTCATAACATTAGGCGCAACTTGGCAAGAATTTTCTGCTGTGGAGGCCGATAAACGACAGCAGCTGATCGTCGGATTTGATAATCTGGCTGACTACGTTAACACGACATATTATTTGTGCAAAGCGGTTGGCCGTGTTGCTGGCCGAATCGCCAAAGCTGAATTTAAGTTAGATGGTAAAAACTACAAAATTGAAAACAACGAAGGTGGCAATGCCCTTCACGGTGGCAGCCATGGCTTTTCATTTATTAATTGGGATGCCCACACCGAAGAAAGTGCTGAACAAGCCAGCGTGGTTTTCACACATCAAATCAAAAGCAGTGACGATCAGTATCCTGGAAACTTGAAAGTCACGATTACTTATACATTAGACGAAAATGATAACGTCCATGTGCGTTTTACCGGGGAAAGCGACCAAGCGACGCTGTTTAATCCAACCATCCATACTTATTTCAATGTTACCGATACACAGCATGATCTAAAAACGCAATGGTTGAAAATTAATAGCAGCAAGAGGCTCGAACTGGCAAGTGATAAATTGCCCACTGGCCGTTTTATAACAGTCCAAGACACAAATTATGATTTTCAAAAACCACAGAATGTACAACATGTATTGAATAAATTGCAGGAAGACACAAACACAATTGAGTTAGATGATGCCTTCCTTGTCAATGCAGCTGATGAAGAGCCAGTAGCTGAGATCGGCGATACTGCCGGAAAACGTCAAGTGAGAATTTATTCTAAACGGAATGCAGTCGTCGTTTTCACGACCAACCCATTAGATCCGGTACGTGAGCAACAGCATGATTTTAATGCACTGGCCATTGAATGCCAGACCTTGCCAGATGCCATTCACCATCAAAATTTCGGTGACATTACGATACCAGCTGATCAAACTGTGACTCAAGAGATCATCTATCAATACAAACACTAA
- a CDS encoding MFS transporter encodes MNQTKKILGFTGLVIAMFMGVLDGTVVNIALPDIMNHFKASLADTSWVSTIYVLALAIFTIIAAKIADQYGRKKIMLIGLIIFGSFSAASMFAQNLFILSIFRFIQGIGGAMITPVVIPMGIEVFGKTKLSLITSIIAAVSALSAAGGPPLGGIILQYSSWRWIFGINVPMALIAFFLVLIFLHESYDETSSKKIDFIGTITLTLALFGITFGLLKGQDYGWNSLAIMSSLILGLIMIVLFILVEKHSAFPMLELDLFKIRPFTASSLVFFIISVALICPSLIFNYFLQNVLNYSALSAALVIIPVSLTTAVAMPLGSRLTAKIGASAVNFAGMLILGLSLSALSLIQTDTPKSVMIVFLILNGFGFGFATQSMVSAIKPLPVYKSGVGSGIVNTARQLGMCLGIAVLVSLLDAHIDLAKQQIRTDSISVINTKILSKHVKTVAKHEIRQVFKKSSKSTTTSSKNAVKQMAAKIKQAAQDEKNLPKPRKNSNLRKLYDASQKLNLGSQKLVTASTSLAQGTAKLGQANSSLLIIGQTSQHIAIGNGKIAQGQSRLTRAIALVAQASELKSGLRQVKSIKNDKITTAFHKTYLFSAALVLLCSPIAWWSGAVVLAQDKVVSQ; translated from the coding sequence ATGAATCAAACGAAGAAGATATTAGGTTTTACCGGTCTTGTGATCGCAATGTTTATGGGAGTGCTTGATGGTACTGTTGTAAACATTGCCTTACCAGACATTATGAATCATTTTAAAGCGAGCTTGGCTGATACAAGCTGGGTCTCAACGATCTATGTTTTAGCCCTCGCGATCTTTACAATTATCGCGGCTAAGATCGCCGATCAATACGGTCGAAAAAAAATCATGTTGATCGGATTAATTATTTTTGGTAGTTTTTCTGCCGCAAGTATGTTTGCACAAAATTTATTTATATTAAGTATTTTTCGTTTTATCCAAGGCATTGGCGGTGCGATGATAACGCCCGTTGTGATTCCGATGGGAATCGAGGTTTTCGGCAAGACTAAACTTTCTTTGATCACAAGTATCATTGCCGCGGTCAGCGCTTTATCTGCAGCTGGAGGTCCGCCTTTGGGTGGCATTATTTTGCAATATAGCAGTTGGCGTTGGATTTTTGGTATCAACGTACCCATGGCACTGATTGCTTTTTTCTTAGTACTGATTTTTCTGCACGAATCATATGATGAGACCAGTAGCAAAAAAATTGATTTTATCGGGACGATCACGCTGACTTTGGCACTATTCGGTATTACTTTCGGCCTGCTAAAAGGTCAGGACTATGGTTGGAATTCGCTAGCAATTATGAGCAGTTTAATACTGGGTCTGATCATGATCGTTTTATTTATTTTGGTTGAAAAACACTCGGCCTTTCCGATGCTGGAATTGGATTTGTTTAAAATTAGACCTTTTACGGCGTCTAGCCTTGTGTTCTTTATTATTTCCGTTGCACTGATCTGTCCGTCATTGATTTTTAATTATTTTTTGCAGAATGTTTTAAATTATTCAGCTTTGAGTGCTGCTTTGGTAATTATACCGGTTTCTTTGACGACGGCAGTTGCGATGCCTTTGGGAAGTCGTTTGACTGCTAAAATCGGAGCCTCAGCTGTCAATTTTGCCGGTATGCTAATTCTTGGCCTGAGTCTGTCTGCGCTATCTTTGATCCAGACCGATACACCGAAAAGCGTCATGATCGTTTTCTTGATTTTAAATGGTTTTGGCTTTGGTTTTGCGACTCAATCGATGGTTTCAGCAATCAAGCCACTACCAGTCTATAAAAGCGGTGTTGGTTCCGGAATCGTGAATACGGCGCGTCAATTAGGTATGTGTTTGGGCATTGCCGTTCTTGTGTCGCTATTAGATGCACATATTGATTTAGCCAAACAGCAAATTCGAACTGATTCAATTAGTGTGATCAACACGAAAATATTATCAAAACATGTGAAAACAGTTGCCAAACATGAAATTCGTCAAGTATTCAAAAAATCTTCTAAATCGACAACGACTAGTAGTAAAAATGCTGTTAAGCAAATGGCGGCCAAGATCAAGCAGGCTGCTCAAGATGAAAAGAATTTGCCTAAGCCACGGAAGAACAGTAATTTACGAAAATTGTATGATGCCAGCCAGAAGTTGAATTTAGGATCGCAAAAGCTTGTGACTGCATCAACCAGCCTAGCTCAGGGGACGGCTAAATTGGGCCAGGCAAATAGTTCGTTGCTAATTATTGGCCAAACCAGTCAGCACATTGCTATCGGTAATGGCAAAATCGCACAGGGTCAATCGCGGTTAACACGTGCAATTGCCTTAGTGGCGCAAGCAAGTGAATTAAAGTCGGGTTTGAGGCAAGTAAAATCAATCAAAAACGACAAAATTACGACAGCCTTCCACAAAACTTATTTGTTTTCTGCTGCCTTAGTCCTGCTTTGTTCACCAATCGCTTGGTGGTCGGGTGCGGTTGTTTTAGCTCAAGACAAAGTTGTTTCACAATAA
- the dltC gene encoding D-alanine--poly(phosphoribitol) ligase subunit DltC — protein MEKDILAILENISGEDLSDQLDDNFFDAGLIDSMATVDLILALQEKFGINIPVSEFDRTQWDTPNKVITRVKELANN, from the coding sequence ATGGAAAAAGATATCTTAGCAATTTTAGAAAATATTTCAGGGGAGGATTTATCAGACCAGCTTGATGATAATTTTTTTGATGCTGGTTTAATTGATTCTATGGCAACTGTTGACCTGATTTTAGCTTTACAGGAAAAATTTGGCATTAATATTCCTGTTTCCGAATTCGATCGGACACAATGGGACACACCTAATAAGGTCATCACGAGAGTTAAGGAGTTAGCAAACAACTAA
- the dltB gene encoding D-alanyl-lipoteichoic acid biosynthesis protein DltB — translation MANFFGATIPNLQPYSDPTYFVYLLLALIPLVIGLFYGKRFKIYETIFSAVFIVLMFTDDKLSQGIALVGYIIWQLIIVYSYDKYRSHANQSWVFYLTTFVAILPIMVVKITPAVDHGAQSIIGFLGVSYLTFKSVGMIMEMRDGVQKDFHAWHFIRFMLFMPTISSGPIDRYRRFEKDYEQVPERSQYINMLGKAVYYLFLGFLYKFILAYIFGSLMLPAAEKMAIAAGKGLSWPLVSVMYVYGFDLFFDFAGYSLFAVAISYLMGIETPMNFNQPFRSKNLKEFWNRWHISLSFWFRDFVFMRMVFTMKKRRLFKKSTTYSSVAYVLNMLLMGFWHGLTWYYIAYGLLHGLGLMINDWWLRYKRKHLKWLKSNWLTQGIAIIFTFHVVMASFLLFSGFLNVLWFTRK, via the coding sequence ATGGCTAATTTTTTTGGAGCTACGATTCCAAATTTACAGCCGTATTCTGATCCAACTTACTTTGTTTATCTACTGCTTGCATTGATTCCCTTAGTTATTGGTCTTTTTTATGGCAAACGTTTTAAAATTTATGAAACTATTTTTTCAGCTGTTTTTATTGTGCTGATGTTTACTGATGATAAATTGTCTCAAGGGATCGCTTTGGTCGGCTATATTATTTGGCAATTGATCATTGTTTATAGTTACGATAAGTATCGAAGCCACGCTAATCAAAGTTGGGTCTTTTACTTAACGACATTTGTTGCCATCTTACCGATCATGGTTGTAAAAATAACGCCAGCAGTCGATCATGGCGCACAATCCATTATTGGCTTTCTCGGTGTTTCCTACCTGACCTTCAAATCTGTCGGCATGATCATGGAAATGCGCGATGGTGTGCAAAAAGATTTTCATGCTTGGCACTTTATACGGTTCATGTTATTTATGCCAACCATCTCATCGGGGCCAATCGACCGTTATCGTCGTTTTGAGAAGGATTATGAACAAGTACCAGAACGCAGCCAGTATATTAATATGCTTGGCAAAGCGGTTTACTACTTGTTCTTGGGATTTCTTTATAAATTCATTTTGGCTTATATTTTCGGTAGTCTGATGCTGCCGGCAGCTGAAAAAATGGCAATCGCAGCTGGTAAAGGTCTGTCTTGGCCCTTGGTATCAGTTATGTATGTTTACGGTTTTGATCTTTTCTTTGATTTTGCAGGCTATTCTTTGTTTGCAGTCGCAATTTCTTATTTAATGGGAATTGAGACACCGATGAACTTCAATCAACCGTTCAGATCGAAGAATTTAAAAGAATTCTGGAATCGTTGGCATATCAGTCTTAGCTTTTGGTTTCGAGACTTTGTCTTCATGCGTATGGTGTTTACAATGAAAAAAAGGCGCTTGTTTAAGAAATCAACCACTTATTCGAGCGTGGCTTACGTTCTCAACATGCTGCTGATGGGCTTTTGGCATGGGCTTACTTGGTACTATATTGCTTATGGCCTGCTGCATGGCCTGGGACTTATGATCAATGATTGGTGGCTTAGATATAAGCGCAAGCATTTGAAGTGGCTCAAATCAAATTGGCTGACGCAAGGGATCGCGATCATTTTCACCTTTCATGTGGTTATGGCCAGTTTCCTGCTCTTTTCAGGATTTTTGAACGTGTTATGGTTTACGAGAAAATAA
- a CDS encoding Hsp20/alpha crystallin family protein, protein MANDLMDKNEGFVDVPDMMGNLMNNFFGPRDNFWNTSKDDHSIMRTDVSEDDQEYGIKIELPGLDKKNIKIDYSNDNLTVSGILDNSSEEKDKKNKIVRSERRYGHYSRSYYLPGVDEKKISAKYENGMLTLSLPKSDESQNHHIAIQ, encoded by the coding sequence ATGGCAAATGATTTAATGGACAAGAATGAAGGATTCGTGGATGTGCCTGATATGATGGGCAATTTGATGAATAATTTCTTTGGACCGCGCGATAACTTTTGGAATACAAGCAAAGACGATCACTCGATTATGCGGACTGATGTTTCTGAAGACGATCAGGAATACGGTATAAAAATTGAATTGCCTGGTCTGGACAAGAAAAATATTAAGATCGATTATTCAAACGATAATTTGACAGTTTCCGGTATTTTGGATAACAGCAGCGAAGAAAAGGACAAGAAAAATAAGATCGTTCGCAGTGAACGTCGTTATGGCCACTATTCTCGTAGTTATTACCTGCCTGGTGTTGATGAAAAAAAGATCAGTGCTAAATATGAAAACGGCATGCTGACTTTGTCGCTACCAAAATCCGATGAAAGCCAAAATCATCATATTGCAATTCAATAA